Below is a genomic region from Ostrea edulis chromosome 10, xbOstEdul1.1, whole genome shotgun sequence.
TTTTCAGTGTGCATGGCCACCCGATCCCATCTTCTCGCATTGCATGGTGAATTTAAATTTTCGCCGAAATCCTACGCTATGAGAGGGAGCACCAGTGTTTATCtgttttaaatatcttattgccaaaataattatttatttaccgTCGTGTTAAGTCGAACCCCGTGTCTCTGTCGCACGCGAGCGATCTGATTGGTCGATAGCGGACGAGTTCGGGGTGTTACACGGGCCATGTCCTATATAAACCAGAGAGTGTCGCGTGCTCTGTGGTATATGAAATATCTGTCGTCCAACCAAACTTGTTTAACCCAAACTTTCCTTAAGGCCTTATCAGCACTGATAATATCTACCATCTATTAATCATTGATCATTTACGTTTATGAGATGGAAATGTTCAATGAAAAATCTCCCTAATTATTATTCACGAGAGTCGATTCTAAGacattgttatatattttttcatctgATCGGAATAATAATCGTTTTCCAGTTCGAACCATGAATGCAATGGATAATTTTCTGCTGGACGAAGACTTTCTTGATTTTTACGAACCTTTAGAATACAGTGATGGTTTAGACAGCCAAGCCTCAAACGAATCCGACGAAGAGAACATCTTCTTTTTCACGGACAAGCACTCGGGCAAACCAGTGAAAAAACAACAGCAGCGGAAGGCCGCCAACATGCGCGAGCGACGGAGGATGAAGTCCATCAACGACGCGTTTGACAATCTCCGAAACTCCATCCCGTCCACCATCAACGCCGACAGAAGACTATCGAAGGTTGACACTCTCAGACTAGCCATTCGGTATATTGGACATTTGTCGGAGTTGGTTCAGACTTCTGCTGAGTTCCAAACGGAAGTATCTATGAAGAAAAATAGCAGAACCCACGATAAAGTCATTGTCCGGTGTCACTTTTCTGGTAAGTCGGTTAAAGTTGCGTGAAACATTTTCTTGTGGTGTCCTGAAGACATTGAACACCCCTCTTACTATTAGATTTGTGTAAAACTTGTAGAATGAACCTTTAAAACTACAACTAAAAGTTTTATTGGTTATCTTATATCGATGATCAAtcgaaatatttaaaaaaaaaaaaaaaaaaattcaaaatctttatAATCTACAAACAATCGAGCTCATAAAATGAAAACGGTTGATGCAAAGCAAGAGATTCGTGTAACgatgcatattttgtttttaaaaagaagatacttgtattcaaattgatgcAGTTATTTCacatttctttttatcattttaaaaaaatccatttaCAACTTTTCGTGTCATCCTTCCTAAATGTATATGTTCAGCTTTCGGATATTGAAACAGAAACTGATGTTTATGCTACTGCTCTCTCGCTACATTTCCTTTAAACAACTTCGACTATGACTGAACGTTTTCTTTTTTATGGAAATATTGTAATATCTAATTTTAGattaaaaatcaataatggCTACCCTTTGATGAGAAGTTAGAGCAACACATGACACCTTCAGTGATATTTCTATTGCAATAGATATAAATCGTCATCattaataaattttcaaataaaaaacgaaatctaaacgaactaaaaaaaaaataaaaaataatatttaatgttTGATGTTTATGATTCTTTTTTAGATATCACGGAGGAGATTTTAGACAACCATGAGCCCCTTATGGGCCACTCGCTCTCTTGGGATATCAGCAAACCCCCAAACCAAACCGGGGAAAACCGATTCACCGCCAAAGTCTGGGTTCCGGAAATACCTACCGAGTCCGATTTAATTAATATCAACTCGTATTCTAATGACTTCCACCAATACCTGTGATTGACTTTTCCTTCGTGTCTCACAAGGACTCACGAAAGTTTGTTCCGAAGAGCAAGCAAAAGGATTTCTATGCATAACAAGTCACTGCCAAAATACCCGGATGGAACTGCTTCATTTGAGCCGAAAAAGGCAGTGAGGTGTCGAATAGGCAACGAAAGCGCAAGAATGTGCGATATATATACCAGAATACTTCACTAGTGTtctttgttatttgtttatttgttagACTTCATAcaaacaattatttattttatgatgTATTTACACAATGTTGAATATTTTATATCTTTATACGAAATAGCCAGAGATTGATTTTTGCTACCATGGTGAAATTGATGAATATAAAAATGAGAAAAACAAGGCGTTGTGCTTTTCTTTTTCCAAAGTGTGTGGAATGatgattataaatataaaaatcaataaaataaaaaagaaagctCGATTTTAGGGAAAACACAACTTTCCCTGGTTTGGTAATATTACATTGCATGATTAGACTGAGTTCGGACCCTAGGATCATATTAAATATTATATTCACATTTACAATTTTTCGCCCTAGGTATCTTTACAGAATGCAATAATAGTCACTTCTTCCTGAAAGCGATACAGTAGTAAACAATGctcgtatgaatcttgataaacatAGTGCCTCTATTCTAATGACTGGGAATTCCTacgaaaatgaaagtagaatatgtaaatattttaaataaataaataaataaataaatttcgtttttgaaatTACATGGGAGTATGAACTGGAACTCTTGACACCGCCACATTAATGCGCTTCATGATGCTAGCGTGAAGCGTCACAATTCATTCcgtcatgtattttcagaaatgaaaatttatttcttaaataaaaaagaaaatatatgtaattttccctttatatttcatatgaacctatattttttccccaaacCTATTTCCTGCATGAATTTCTCGTTCAAATCTCACAAAACTTGTactaacaaattgataatttgatGTTGCTTTGGACAATTGTCAGTATGTGTAGTAAAATTTAGATAATGTCGCAATAAAACAGGAAAATATCACGGCACAAAATTTATAAATCGTGACGAAAATTGTACATCACATTTTAaatcagaatatttttaaacttcaaaattaaacaaataagtTGCAGTGAATCAACGTACCAAATTTGAAGTTTGAATCAGACTAGAATTATAGacattagaattttttttcttcaatatttgaTTTCCTACAAAGCATGCAGGCAAAAAGAAAATTccatttgtttatatcattattattcacCACTGAAAAATATTCCGCTGTTATATATTGCACGTTTGCGAACGGGTACCTTTTCACAAAATCCAAATTCAGCAACAAGCATTTGTCTTAAATCCTATTTTTTGTCAATTTATTGTTTTATGATATCAAAGTCTGTGATGTGTCAGATGTTAGTGATAttcaaaaggaaaaaaaagaatGGCAGGATATAAAGAGTTAAAACAAAAAGTTTACATCACACGTATTAGCTCATTTAAGTTTCTgagatttttcaataaaaaatatcGCTAACGTCTCAAACATAAGATATCATTATAGAATACATTTACCTTCTTTCTACAGTAGATCAATAAATGCATAAACAAATTTATCCGtagataaaatgaataaataacacataaagaaaatgtgttCAATTTCTCTGATCGTGCTTAAGTAGATGCAATatgtaaaaaatcaaattctttgACAAATGTTCATAAAAAGATGAAATTAAACAGAAACATGCAAAATCATGTGATCtcatttcatatattttgaaaacaattttcattcatatttttcagTGTGGTTTCTTCCATGATATTGTTCTAGCTATAAACAATGCCTTTTAAAGAGGCACTAGCTGTCCACTAGGGCgtaaaaaacttttaaaattttgaacattgattttttaaaaatgctggaatgcattaaaaatgaagaaaaataaatctgaGAGTGCAAAAATCGACCTCCAAtcgaattttatgaatttttttttttaaatcttgctaatttcaatgaatttattTCCATACAATATCGTTTCGCACAATGTTTCTATATAAACAAGAGCAATTCTTAAGTCGAAGTCACAACAAAAAATTGCGAGATATATGGAATTTAATATGTCAGTGGGGATTGTAATGTACTGTAAAGCTTTTTCAGTCATTTCGGTAACAATCGGGAAATATGACGTTGGACCTAATGCCCCTTGCAGAACGCCAAATTGTTCTACAGATTATCAGCATAAATTCTGACCATGACAAAATAATCAGCTGTCATTTTAGAAATAGGAAATGCTTTAGCTTTTAAGTGGCGTGACATAATCCGAATTTCAAacgatttttctaaaatttatattatgtaaaactgAGGAATTGCAAAAATCTTCAATCAACTCAAGAGATGAAAAGGGCACCTGCAACCAAGTCTACAAGAGGGTTGACTAATTACTCATTACGAACCCTTATCAGATGCCAGCAATCAATACATTTGTTCTATAAATGTTGAAAAGACTTCTTCTCAACCCGGATCATTACTAAAGGATAGAGAGCACTTCATAGCCACGCGACGTAAGTAAACACAGCGGTACACGTGTATAGGGGGCGTGGTCGGGACATATTGACACTGGAACGGCTAGCATCAGTCTATTGTGAATCAAGATAGGCTActacataattttgaaatttgataaaatatataacaaaataactttttaaaaaaatgaatctaGAATATAGGAGACATCCGAACTTAAAAGATATAATATTATGCAAGTTTATTATGAACTCCCATTATACAATGTACTTTATTTGGAAATGTGGTTTTAAATAAACACCGACGATATTTATGCAAAAACAATGACAACAATATTGACTTTCAATAAAAAGCATTTATTAGGGTATTTTTGAATTGGTAGTTCAGTATTAAGCATTTGGAACTGTCCTTTTGTGTCATAAACCAAACCAGGGCTACTGTACGTATCTCACATTTAGATGTCGCATGACACTGTTACTACAAGCAAAAGTAAAAAATTTCACGAAGGTGTAAATAAGATTTTCGTCAAAGGAGGACTACCGTTAATGATTTACAAAGGACTTACAAATGTAATTCTACCGATGTTTAAAGCAACAACTGGTTTGAAACCGATCAATCCATTTAATTTGTTTAAACAGTTCGATTTTGACCATAAAATTACAGAGTAACGGTATTTTTGTCTTTGGTTAACGAAGACAGTGGTACTGGGAACTCGTCAGGTGGCGCACTCTGCGAGACTTTGCCGAAACGAGATTTAGTATAGCGGCTGTTAGTTCTCCCATGAATCGAGACCAGTGTATCTGGCCATTAGATATACACAACAAGAAATTTAAATCGATTTGAAGTTGTAGgctttttgtttcttttaaCGTTAGTATTTTCTTCCGCCTGATTATTTACCTTATTtcaaaaatacacaatatcaataccctaaaaaaaaaataacacaaacaaTAAACctaataagtaaataaataatattaattctaaaaaaaaaaaagaacgcCAAAATCTATATTTACTAATGGCAAACATAGTTGATACGCGGAAATTCTCGAAAAGATGGTTTTTCAAACATACTAATTAAACATTACTCACTAATTAAACATTACTCATCAACTAACTCTATTCCATATCTGTCGGGAGAGCTTTTCTCCTTGCAACATAAGTTAGTGACTAGTACCTGGTTACTTATAAAGAGaaacattgtttacaactagtTAACTACCTGAAACTGAAAAAATTACTACTATTAACCAGCTAAATCTAGAAACAACGTAGTCAGCCACTACAGGGAATAAAACACCTACTGATGGCCATAGTTATAACCTTTATTCCTTATAATAGCTGGCTAATGGTATCTACCGGTATCTATTTTTCACACTTTTaaaagtagctggctactagtagataatttttctcattttcagTAGTTAGTTATCACGTGTAGTAGGTAATTTTTCTCGCTTTAAGTAGCTGGGTACTAGTAGCTAGCTTTTCTCGCTTTAAGTAGCTGGGTACTAGTAGCTAGCTTTTCTCGCTTTAAGTAGCTGGGTACTAGTAGCTAGCTTTTCTCGCGCTGGTTACTAGTAGGTAATTTTTCTCGCTTTAAGTAGCTAGTTATTACGTGTAGTACCTAGCTTTTCTCGCTTTAAGTAGCTGGTTACATATACTAGTAGCTGGCTGCCAGTAGTTAACGTGTCCAGTTTcgttgacaacatttttttttttcaagtatcCAGTCACTAGCAGCTAGTTACTTGTACCTAACTTTACCGACCTCAACATATATAATGCTcttaaataataaatacataattatcCCGTCCATAATCAAAAGATTAACCGCCTCCGATAAGGAAATTCAGGTGAACAAAGAAAGAGAACTCATCAGTTCAATCTAGGCTTTATATCTTTCTGTTGACTATCAGTATCGCAAAATCAAGATAGGAGTATTGTAAGTTTAAGTTAATACATAGCTTCACAATACTCAGAATTATTCCATCCTtatagaattttattttaaatagtGTCAATTTATCGATATTCACACACAGTACAATGTCATTCCGACACACTTTCTTCATGGTTCTAGAAATGTAATTTTCTGTACAACACGTACAGAAAATTAATTTCTAGAaccaagaagaaaaaaatcttacttGAAAAATTTCACAGTCTTCAATGTTTGTTTATTTCCGTAAGCTTATTAGAATATAAAATTGTACAAAGGATGGATGGACTACTTACTAGTAATAAACAATCATTGAGGCAGATTTTGTAATTATTGAAGCTGAGCTAATGtttgctgctcaggtgagctaatacaCAAAACTTCGATAGGTTGGTGAAAGACTGGCTCTAGGAGACCGATCACTCCCACGCGAAACTCCTCGGCGTGGAAGGTTGAAATCCCACTCTAAAGCCAGATTTCTGGAGTTTGAGTCCCATTTCCGAGTAGGTGTAAACTGGTTCCTCGTTCAGGAAATTCGCACAGAGTACTCCAGCTCAGCTTAGGCAGGTCTCTCCAGAGATCTATTTAGGCGGGGGATTGACCCTAAAATACATCTCACTCTTAACCAGATTTCCCAGGGGgttgattaaaatatcattcTAGAGCCAGGTGTCCGGGAGATAGGTAGGTCTCACACTAGATCATGCCTTCCTGAGGGAAAATTTCATCTAGATTCAGACAGAAATCTCACTGATCCCGACTTCCTGAGGGAAAGTTTCATCTAGAGTCAGACATTCAGACAGAACTCTCACTGATCCCGACTTCCCGGGGGAAAGTTTCATCTAGAGTCAGACATTCAGACAGAACTCTCACTGATCCCGACTTCCCGGGGGAAAGTTTCATCTAGAGTCAGACATTCAGACAGAACTCTCACTGATCCCGACTTCCCGGGGGAAAGTTTCATCTAGAGTCAGACATTCAGACAGAAATATCACTGATCCCGACTTCCTGAGGGAAAGTTTCATCTAGATTCAGACAGAACTAATACTGATCCCGACTTCCTGAGGGAAAGTTTCATCTAGAGTCAGACATTCAGACAGAACTCTCACTGATCCCGACTTCCCGGGGGAAAGTTTCATCTAGAGTCAGACATTCAGACAGAACTCTCACTGATCCCGACTTCCCGGGGGAAAGTTTCATCTAGAGTCAGACATTCAGACAGAACTCTCACTGATCCCGACTTCCCGAGGGAAAGTTTCATCTAGAGTCAGACATTCAGACAGAAATATCACTGATCCCGACTTCCTGAGGGAAAGTTTCATCTAGAGTCAAGACATTCAGACAGAAATCTCACTGATGCCGACTTCCTGAGGGAAAGTTTCATCTAGAGTCAGACATTCAGACAGAAATATCACTGATCCCGACTTCTTGAGGAAAAGTTTCATCTAGAGTCAGACATTCAGACAGAAATCTCACTGATCCCGATTTCCTGAGGGAAAGTTTCATCTAGAGTCAGACATTCAGACAGAAATCTCACTGATTCCGACTTCCTGAGGGAAAGTTTCATCTAGAGTCAgacatttagaaaaaaatatcactttAGAACCAGATTTCCGGGCAGGGACTTGAAACTGGGGACATGACTCTGCTTTACGGTGGGTTATCTCCCATAAGGCCCCACCTAGAACCAGAATTGCGGTGGGAAGTCTCACTAGGATAAAATCTCAATCTATAAAATTGGGAAGATGTTTAGAATGCTTCAAGAAGTACGTACGCTAACTCTGGATTCCCGCTTACATTTTCCACTTTTTTGTAATTTTGCAagttatatttttttcaaatgcaaaGTAGAATCAATTTGTAATTGATTATGAACttttaataccagtgttaatTAAATCAATTGCTCTTAATTTCAACTCCTTTTGATTAGGGGGTAGAAAAATATGTTCCTTGAAACCGGCCTGTAAAAcgtcatatcttttaaaattcttattgatatcaataaataaccattcaatatgtcaaattactTTATATTATTGAGTAAACAATGGTTAATCTTTGTTTCTCACACTTAAACCTCATTTTCAATTGATTATAGAGTGAATATTTTTGGTGTGTTTTGGTCTGtaaacgcccccccccccccccccccccccccccaagaaacaACAAAACGTTTTGGTAagaaaggtcatatccgaaaaaccAGCGATTCTTACTTATAAATGTCGAGTGTTTGGTGATACTTATAAATGTCGAGTGTTTGGTGATACTTATAAATGTCGAGTGTTTGGTGATACTTATAAATGACGAGTGTTTGGTGATACTTATAAATGACGAGTGTTTGGTGATACTTATAAATGTCGAGTGTTTGGTGATACTTATAAATGTCGAGTGTTTGGTGATACTTATAAATGTCGAGTGTTTGGTGATACTTATAAATGTCGAGTGTTTGGTGATACTTATAAATGTCGAGTGTTTGGTGATACTTATAAATGTCGAGTGTTTGGTGATACTTATAAATGTCGAGTGTTTGATGatacttctaaatgtcgagtgttTGGTGATACTTATAAATGTCGAGTGTTTGGTGATACTTATAAATGTCGAGTGTTTGGTGATACTTATAAATGTCGAGTGTTTGGTGATACTTATAAATGTCGAGTGTTTGGTGATACTTATAAATGTCGAGTGTTTGGTGATACTTATAAATGTCGAGTGTTTGGTGATACTTATAAATGTCGAGTGTTT
It encodes:
- the LOC125666337 gene encoding pancreas transcription factor 1 subunit alpha-like, with the translated sequence MNAMDNFLLDEDFLDFYEPLEYSDGLDSQASNESDEENIFFFTDKHSGKPVKKQQQRKAANMRERRRMKSINDAFDNLRNSIPSTINADRRLSKVDTLRLAIRYIGHLSELVQTSAEFQTEVSMKKNSRTHDKVIVRCHFSDITEEILDNHEPLMGHSLSWDISKPPNQTGENRFTAKVWVPEIPTESDLININSYSNDFHQYL